One stretch of Pirellulaceae bacterium DNA includes these proteins:
- a CDS encoding VCBS repeat-containing protein → MRMKFMFLSRKRARYTLAVMSAVGLVVFIGLAWGYFRGQIRKDHPGIRSEGIRSEGHSRFYLKPLDGQLTNDLRIQRADASEGDWISEQETAALMEKLDRFKACVLDRSRTVADSTLLAPDFQGQLLTSTRLHLVYHDKTMRISHLNSTDKDADFTNSIEQQFDSWTDPNAKISQCSFKVIRIRAVDGQLRARLLLQLVSKSAGTIQQDNLICDSEWESIEAERRLRRLAVVKLERIEFVASGRGLLDDATAAVLPLGKAGRDHVLRGIDHWSQRLTGIDDMHMYGHHGLAVGDVNNDLLDDVYVCDAGGLPNQLYLRGEGGIAKADAQRAGVDWLEASTCALLIDLDNDGDQDLVVATVAALIFAANDGQGRFQVRAAKTGFPEAHSLCAADYDNDGDLDLYVCNYGAAGGRSGQRGFEATIPVPYHDAQNGGRNILWQNRGRFQFRDVTRQVGLEQNNRRWTFAAAWQDYDDDGDMDLYVANDFGRNSLYQNQMGKFRDVAAASGVEDMAAGMSVAWGEYNGDGRSDLYVGNMFSAAGSRVTYQRRFVDSHSTADTGGVQRMARGNTLFAGDSEGRFVDVSLAAGVNMGRWSWSSKFADLNNDGWEDLIVANGYFTNQRTNDL, encoded by the coding sequence ATGCGTATGAAATTCATGTTCCTTTCTCGTAAACGTGCACGATACACCTTAGCCGTGATGAGCGCGGTCGGACTGGTTGTTTTTATCGGCCTGGCCTGGGGCTATTTTCGAGGGCAAATTAGAAAGGATCACCCGGGCATTCGCTCCGAGGGCATTCGTTCCGAGGGGCACTCACGGTTCTATTTAAAACCTCTCGACGGTCAGCTCACTAACGATCTGCGAATTCAACGAGCGGACGCGAGCGAAGGCGACTGGATCAGCGAGCAAGAAACTGCAGCTCTCATGGAAAAGTTGGATCGATTCAAAGCGTGCGTATTGGATCGTAGCCGCACTGTTGCCGATTCAACGCTGCTTGCGCCCGATTTTCAGGGGCAATTGCTGACTTCTACGAGATTGCATCTCGTCTACCACGACAAAACGATGCGGATCTCTCACCTGAATTCAACGGATAAGGACGCGGATTTTACCAATTCAATTGAGCAACAGTTTGACTCATGGACGGATCCGAATGCGAAGATCAGTCAGTGTTCCTTCAAGGTCATTCGGATTCGAGCGGTCGACGGACAGTTGCGAGCTCGTTTGCTGCTGCAGCTAGTTTCCAAGTCAGCCGGAACCATCCAACAAGATAATTTGATTTGTGATTCTGAGTGGGAGTCGATCGAAGCAGAACGCCGCTTGCGTCGCTTGGCTGTCGTGAAGCTAGAACGCATCGAGTTTGTTGCCAGTGGAAGGGGCCTCCTGGATGACGCAACAGCTGCCGTGTTGCCCCTAGGAAAGGCCGGGCGTGATCACGTCCTGCGAGGTATCGACCATTGGAGCCAGCGTTTAACGGGAATTGACGATATGCATATGTACGGCCACCACGGTTTGGCGGTGGGCGATGTCAATAATGATCTTCTGGATGATGTTTATGTTTGCGATGCAGGTGGGTTGCCGAATCAACTTTATTTGCGCGGGGAAGGGGGTATCGCAAAGGCGGATGCCCAGCGGGCAGGTGTCGATTGGTTGGAGGCGTCGACGTGCGCACTTTTGATTGATCTGGATAATGATGGAGACCAAGATCTTGTTGTAGCAACTGTCGCGGCGCTCATCTTTGCAGCCAATGATGGGCAGGGACGGTTTCAAGTTCGTGCGGCGAAAACAGGTTTTCCCGAAGCGCATTCACTTTGTGCGGCTGATTATGACAACGATGGAGATCTTGATCTCTACGTTTGTAATTATGGAGCGGCAGGCGGAAGAAGCGGTCAGCGAGGTTTTGAGGCGACGATACCCGTTCCCTATCACGATGCACAGAACGGAGGACGCAATATCCTGTGGCAAAACCGTGGGCGTTTTCAGTTTCGCGATGTGACTCGCCAAGTCGGGCTCGAACAGAATAATCGCCGATGGACTTTCGCTGCGGCTTGGCAGGATTATGACGACGACGGTGACATGGACCTGTATGTGGCCAACGACTTTGGACGCAACAGTCTGTACCAGAATCAAATGGGAAAGTTTCGTGACGTGGCGGCTGCGTCGGGTGTTGAGGACATGGCAGCCGGAATGTCGGTTGCTTGGGGAGAATATAACGGAGATGGGCGCAGTGATCTGTATGTTGGAAACATGTTCTCCGCAGCAGGTTCTCGAGTGACCTATCAGCGAAGATTCGTTGATAGTCACTCAACAGCTGACACGGGGGGCGTGCAGCGAATGGCTCGTGGGAATACGCTCTTTGCGGGTGATTCCGAAGGTCGATTTGTTGATGTAAGCCTGGCTGCCGGTGTCAACATGGGCCGTTGGTCGTGGAGCTCAAAATTTGCGGATCTCAATAACGATGGGTGGGAAGACCTGATTGTTGCAAATGGATACTTCACGAATCAACGCACGAACGACTTGTGA
- a CDS encoding ASPIC/UnbV domain-containing protein: MSPAPPSMEDTRRLQRYRKSWHEIMEMVRSGASWSGREKNCVFLNCQAGAGQDKTVQFADISAVSGMGFPDDARSMGVLDWDQDGDLDVWIRNRTAPRLRVMLNRTDQLMPNRKTIAVKLRGVACNRDAIGARVEMVSPPGRRQLRSVTAGDGFISQSSKWLHFAADQEVSSVTVHWPGGNREIIHGLDVAGRYLVQQGAGEARRVEDLPKLKIAPKVTAVPGVTDSARIVLPGRIPLPDLTLVPDSTSLPSTLGTRPTLVVFWTRSCASCRSELANLAAHQQAFDRQGLAVLTICLDGLGTSDSVAARAADDSVSLPSIRIPFAGATTTAASMQKLQHFQNCLFDSYPKLVVPFSLLVDSDKKVIALYRGAFSAEVLLDDFELFSMSDQQLRDAAVPFAGSWFTKPATQVDLAEYMGRRMISRDVDEGLRYYQIALESSQDEAKQKQLRQVLVTTQLRLARSAGRANEMVRSARYFQAALQVAPDSNDVHRDYAVFLARSGEFEKAESHLREALRIRPEDPVARKNLQLLLKRKKRD; the protein is encoded by the coding sequence GTGTCACCTGCACCTCCATCCATGGAAGATACGCGTCGTCTTCAACGGTATCGGAAATCCTGGCATGAGATCATGGAGATGGTACGTTCTGGAGCGTCCTGGAGTGGTCGGGAAAAAAATTGCGTCTTTCTCAATTGTCAGGCAGGCGCAGGGCAGGATAAGACAGTGCAATTTGCCGATATATCGGCCGTCAGCGGCATGGGGTTTCCTGATGATGCACGCTCGATGGGAGTCTTGGATTGGGATCAGGATGGAGATCTCGATGTGTGGATTCGTAATCGAACGGCGCCACGTCTACGCGTGATGTTGAATCGAACCGATCAGCTTATGCCAAATCGGAAAACGATTGCAGTCAAATTGCGAGGTGTAGCCTGCAATCGAGATGCCATTGGTGCCCGTGTCGAGATGGTTTCACCTCCTGGTCGACGGCAGTTACGTTCGGTAACCGCCGGAGATGGCTTCATTTCGCAATCAAGCAAATGGTTGCATTTTGCTGCGGATCAGGAGGTGTCATCGGTCACGGTCCACTGGCCGGGTGGAAATCGGGAAATAATCCACGGCCTGGATGTGGCGGGTCGTTATCTTGTTCAGCAAGGGGCAGGCGAGGCCCGTCGAGTGGAAGATCTTCCCAAGCTGAAAATCGCTCCGAAGGTTACAGCGGTTCCAGGGGTGACCGACTCGGCACGAATCGTGTTACCTGGGCGAATTCCGTTGCCTGATTTAACGCTGGTGCCAGATTCCACGTCCTTGCCTAGCACGCTGGGAACGCGCCCAACTTTAGTTGTTTTTTGGACTCGATCCTGTGCCAGTTGTCGAAGTGAATTGGCGAACTTAGCCGCGCACCAGCAGGCATTTGATCGTCAAGGTTTGGCCGTTTTGACGATTTGTTTGGATGGACTGGGGACGAGTGACTCGGTTGCTGCACGAGCTGCTGATGATTCAGTCAGTTTGCCATCGATAAGAATTCCCTTTGCAGGCGCGACGACAACAGCTGCGTCGATGCAAAAGCTGCAGCATTTCCAAAATTGTCTTTTCGACAGTTATCCCAAATTGGTTGTGCCGTTTAGCTTGCTGGTGGATAGCGATAAAAAAGTAATTGCCTTGTATCGTGGGGCATTCTCTGCTGAAGTCTTACTTGACGACTTTGAATTATTCTCGATGTCTGATCAACAACTCCGCGATGCGGCCGTGCCGTTCGCGGGGTCTTGGTTTACGAAACCAGCGACCCAGGTGGATTTGGCCGAATATATGGGAAGACGGATGATCTCACGCGATGTTGATGAAGGGCTACGCTATTATCAGATTGCGTTGGAGAGTTCGCAGGACGAGGCCAAACAAAAGCAGTTGAGACAGGTTCTCGTCACCACTCAACTTCGCTTGGCGCGTTCTGCGGGTAGGGCGAACGAAATGGTAAGGTCCGCACGATATTTTCAGGCAGCACTGCAAGTTGCTCCAGATTCAAATGATGTGCATCGTGACTATGCTGTTTTCTTGGCTCGGAGTGGTGAGTTCGAAAAAGCTGAATCCCATCTGAGGGAAGCCTTGAGGATTCGTCCCGAAGATCCCGTGGCAAGGAAAAATTTGCAGCTGTTGCTGAAACGCAAAAAACGGGACTAA